In Alkalinema sp. FACHB-956, a single genomic region encodes these proteins:
- a CDS encoding ABC transporter permease subunit yields the protein MSTFRIKASLRKHYSQEKPQINLEHPKVKVFLPWIFPITVLLLWQLLAVMGVIPPQVLPAPLSVVTAAIKLTQSGELPRNIGISSLRAISGFIIGGGIGFTLGIINGISRVSESLFDTTLQMLRTIPNLALLPLVILWFGIGDEARLFLVSLGVMFPLYLNTFHGIRQVDPGLIEMGRVYGLNAWQLFWKIILPGAMSSILVGVRFSLGIMWLTLIVAETIAADSGIGYMATNAREFMQTDVIVLAIVMYALFGKLADSVARYLERSWLRWHPNYQKS from the coding sequence ATGAGTACCTTCAGAATCAAAGCTTCTTTAAGGAAGCATTACTCTCAGGAAAAGCCTCAAATTAACTTGGAGCACCCTAAGGTTAAAGTTTTCCTACCCTGGATATTTCCCATTACTGTTCTTTTGCTTTGGCAATTGCTTGCAGTCATGGGGGTTATTCCTCCACAGGTTCTTCCAGCCCCCCTTAGTGTTGTGACAGCAGCGATTAAGCTGACTCAATCTGGTGAACTGCCCAGAAATATAGGCATTAGTTCCCTACGGGCAATTAGTGGCTTTATTATTGGCGGCGGAATTGGGTTTACCCTAGGTATTATTAACGGAATCTCACGGGTTTCAGAGTCGCTGTTTGATACCACCCTGCAAATGTTGCGGACGATTCCTAACCTTGCACTTTTACCTTTGGTGATTCTATGGTTTGGAATCGGTGATGAAGCTCGGTTATTTCTAGTTTCCCTAGGGGTTATGTTCCCACTTTACCTAAACACCTTCCATGGCATTCGGCAAGTTGATCCTGGTTTGATTGAGATGGGTCGTGTTTATGGTTTAAATGCTTGGCAGTTATTCTGGAAAATTATTCTTCCAGGAGCTATGTCATCCATCCTTGTGGGTGTCAGGTTTTCCCTTGGCATTATGTGGCTTACTCTGATTGTAGCTGAAACGATCGCTGCAGATTCCGGCATCGGTTATATGGCAACTAATGCAAGGGAATTTATGCAAACGGATGTGATTGTTCTTGCGATCGTCATGTATGCTCTATTTGGAAAACTAGCAGATAGTGTTGCTAGATATTTGGAACGTTCTTGGTTACGTTGGCATCCTAACTACCAAAAGTCATAG
- a CDS encoding LLM class flavin-dependent oxidoreductase, which produces MSKLRQLRLGAFIQATGHHVSAWRHPDAQIDAGLNFAHYKHIAQTAERGLFDAVFLADSPGVWGGAPESQSRNGKIVHFEPVTLFSALSAVTERIGFIATASTTYEDPYTLARKFASLDYLSNGRAGWNVVTTGNENAAANFGLAHHPEHSQRYERAEEFVEVVKGLWDSWEDDAFIRDRESGIYFEPEKLHILNHQGKHFSVKGPLNVGRPPQGYPVIVQAGASEAGRDLAARTAEVIFTANQTLEDAQAFYADVKGRLAQYGRSPDDLKIMPGAFPIIGRTEAEAQEKYEFLQSLIHDEVAWGILRQYYKGVNLTQYSLDDPAPELPNDTNNNKSRLKLVADLATRGNLTLRQLYLALATARGHRTIIGTPEGIADQLEEWFNNGAADGFNIMPPILPTGLEDFVNLVIPVLQKRGLFRTEYEGKTLRENLGLRRPDNQLAIARSQKQLVAV; this is translated from the coding sequence ATGAGTAAGCTACGTCAGTTGCGTTTAGGGGCATTTATTCAAGCCACAGGCCATCATGTTTCGGCATGGCGACATCCCGATGCCCAAATTGATGCTGGATTAAACTTTGCCCACTACAAACACATTGCTCAAACGGCTGAACGAGGGTTGTTTGATGCGGTGTTTCTGGCCGATAGTCCTGGTGTTTGGGGTGGGGCTCCTGAAAGCCAAAGTCGAAATGGTAAGATTGTCCATTTTGAACCCGTGACGCTCTTCTCGGCGCTTTCGGCAGTCACGGAGCGGATTGGGTTTATCGCCACGGCGTCCACTACCTATGAAGATCCCTATACCCTAGCCCGGAAGTTTGCTTCGTTGGACTATCTCAGCAACGGGCGCGCTGGGTGGAATGTGGTGACCACTGGGAATGAAAATGCGGCGGCCAACTTTGGACTCGCGCACCATCCAGAACATAGTCAGCGGTATGAGCGGGCTGAAGAGTTTGTGGAAGTGGTGAAAGGGCTCTGGGATAGTTGGGAAGATGATGCGTTCATTCGCGATCGGGAGTCAGGGATCTATTTTGAGCCGGAGAAACTCCACATCCTCAACCATCAAGGCAAACATTTTTCTGTCAAAGGGCCCCTGAACGTGGGTCGTCCCCCCCAGGGATATCCGGTAATTGTGCAAGCAGGAGCGTCCGAAGCAGGGCGAGATTTGGCGGCACGGACTGCTGAAGTGATTTTCACAGCCAATCAAACCCTAGAAGATGCCCAGGCATTTTATGCAGATGTTAAGGGTCGATTAGCCCAATATGGCCGATCGCCGGATGATCTGAAAATTATGCCCGGTGCTTTTCCAATCATTGGTCGCACGGAAGCAGAAGCCCAAGAGAAATACGAATTTCTGCAATCCTTAATCCATGATGAGGTTGCCTGGGGCATTTTGAGGCAGTATTACAAAGGGGTTAATTTAACCCAATATTCCCTAGATGATCCTGCACCAGAACTTCCCAACGACACTAACAACAATAAGAGTCGGCTGAAATTAGTCGCGGATCTAGCAACACGCGGAAATCTTACCCTGCGTCAGTTGTATCTGGCACTGGCTACCGCCCGAGGCCATCGTACTATTATCGGAACTCCTGAAGGGATTGCAGACCAGTTAGAAGAATGGTTTAACAACGGTGCAGCGGATGGATTTAACATCATGCCGCCGATCCTACCCACAGGCTTAGAGGATTTCGTTAACCTGGTGATTCCCGTGTTACAAAAGCGCGGCCTATTTCGGACTGAGTATGAAGGCAAGACGCTGCGGGAAAACCTCGGTCTACGGCGGCCAGACAATCAACTGGCAATTGCGCGATCGCAGAAGCAATTAGTCGCCGTATAG
- a CDS encoding amidohydrolase family protein, whose protein sequence is MVESSRLNTSRSAAIRTNLDYPVIDTDVHTNDFTPAFEDYIAHYGGSHLVDELRKAENYRLNSKADGKDWYQQTPEERQYYRTLRSPWWARVTRNTLDLATYTLPELLYERQAEQGSDYSVLFPNNALAAGGAKPENRQALQRAINHYHADIYRKYSDRLTPVAGITMTTPQEAIEDLEFAVNTLGLKVINIPGGVRRPIKSIADKYPAEQFPEIAKYASYIDFFGLDSEYDYDPFWAKVVELGVPITTHYGSQGWTGRSSISNYMNNHIGHFADGSQAFAKALFFGGVTKRFPKLRAAFLEGGADWGAHVYIHLVDRYGKRNLKALQNYNPALTNSNELYQLFERFGGEITKGYDLNPEELTRTVLGASFNRYSREPVGSELEDFAAAGIERVEDIRDRWVNPFFFGSESDDRTIAAAFNDKANPLGAKINAIYSSDVGHWDVPDITLPLAESWELVEEGVISEADFQAYVFENPYRLYTEANPDFFKGTAIESKLPRGESTLPNKTLANV, encoded by the coding sequence ATGGTTGAATCTAGCCGCTTGAATACTTCCCGTTCTGCTGCTATCCGCACCAATCTTGATTATCCCGTGATTGATACGGATGTGCACACCAATGATTTTACGCCTGCGTTTGAGGACTATATTGCCCATTATGGCGGATCCCATCTGGTGGATGAATTACGCAAAGCTGAGAACTATCGCCTGAATTCTAAGGCAGATGGTAAAGATTGGTATCAGCAAACGCCAGAGGAACGCCAATACTATCGCACCCTCCGATCGCCCTGGTGGGCACGGGTAACCCGCAACACGTTGGATCTAGCAACCTATACGCTACCGGAGTTACTCTATGAACGTCAGGCAGAACAGGGTTCAGATTATTCCGTCCTGTTTCCCAACAACGCCTTAGCTGCCGGTGGCGCAAAACCCGAAAATCGTCAGGCGTTACAACGGGCGATCAATCACTACCATGCCGACATTTATCGCAAGTATAGCGATCGTTTAACCCCTGTGGCGGGCATCACCATGACCACGCCCCAAGAAGCGATCGAGGATTTAGAGTTCGCAGTAAACACCCTGGGATTGAAGGTCATCAACATTCCGGGGGGGGTACGGCGACCCATTAAATCGATCGCTGACAAATATCCCGCCGAACAGTTCCCCGAAATTGCTAAATACGCTTCCTACATCGACTTCTTTGGCCTAGATAGTGAATATGATTACGATCCCTTCTGGGCCAAGGTGGTGGAACTGGGTGTACCCATTACAACCCACTACGGCAGCCAAGGCTGGACAGGTCGTTCCTCCATTAGCAATTACATGAATAACCACATCGGTCACTTTGCCGATGGCTCCCAAGCCTTTGCCAAGGCCCTATTCTTTGGGGGAGTGACGAAGCGTTTCCCGAAACTGCGGGCAGCGTTTTTGGAAGGCGGTGCAGATTGGGGTGCCCATGTTTATATTCACTTGGTCGATCGCTACGGCAAACGCAATCTCAAGGCGCTGCAAAACTATAACCCAGCGCTAACCAACTCGAATGAACTGTACCAACTGTTTGAGCGCTTTGGTGGGGAAATCACAAAGGGCTATGACCTGAACCCTGAGGAACTGACTCGGACGGTCCTGGGAGCCTCATTTAACCGCTATAGCCGTGAACCCGTCGGCAGCGAACTGGAGGACTTTGCAGCGGCTGGAATTGAGCGTGTTGAAGATATTCGCGATCGCTGGGTGAATCCCTTCTTCTTTGGGTCTGAATCCGACGATCGTACGATCGCCGCCGCCTTCAACGACAAAGCGAATCCCTTGGGGGCCAAGATTAACGCCATCTATTCCTCGGATGTGGGTCACTGGGATGTGCCTGATATCACCTTGCCCCTGGCAGAAAGCTGGGAATTGGTGGAAGAAGGGGTCATTTCTGAAGCAGACTTCCAAGCTTACGTGTTTGAGAATCCCTACCGACTCTACACCGAAGCGAATCCTGACTTCTTCAAGGGAACGGCGATCGAATCTAAATTGCCCCGTGGGGAGTCAACGTTACCGAACAAAACACTGGCTAATGTTTAA
- a CDS encoding glutathione S-transferase family protein has protein sequence MSKVHLYSATACPYAHRTRLVLLEKQIPFELTEIDLQNKPAWFSQISRYGKVPALQHGDAEIYESAIINEYLEEVFPEPPLLPSHPSQRAIARIWIDYANTHFTSAFGKLLRGKDTEEQEQGRQALTEALLSIESEVFGKRSGDGTYWLGDQLTLVDLAFYPWFERLPALQSLRQFTIPQDTPQLQHWWKTLEARPAIQSIANSVDFYIERYAKFVSSSVAIGSTSR, from the coding sequence ATGAGCAAAGTTCATCTGTATAGTGCCACTGCTTGCCCCTACGCCCACCGAACTCGCTTAGTGCTCTTAGAAAAGCAGATTCCCTTTGAGTTAACTGAGATCGATCTTCAAAATAAGCCAGCTTGGTTTTCCCAAATTTCCCGCTATGGAAAGGTTCCGGCCCTTCAACACGGGGATGCAGAAATCTATGAATCTGCCATCATTAACGAGTACTTAGAGGAGGTTTTTCCAGAACCCCCATTACTCCCGAGTCATCCTAGTCAGCGGGCGATCGCTCGCATCTGGATTGATTATGCCAATACCCATTTCACCAGCGCCTTTGGCAAGTTACTCCGTGGTAAGGATACAGAGGAACAAGAGCAAGGCAGACAAGCATTAACTGAAGCATTACTCTCCATCGAATCTGAAGTCTTTGGGAAACGATCGGGGGATGGAACTTACTGGCTTGGGGATCAGCTTACTTTAGTGGATTTAGCGTTTTATCCTTGGTTTGAGCGCCTTCCAGCCCTTCAATCTTTACGTCAGTTTACAATTCCTCAAGATACCCCTCAATTACAGCATTGGTGGAAGACATTAGAAGCTCGTCCCGCTATTCAATCCATTGCCAATTCTGTAGATTTTTACATAGAACGGTATGCTAAGTTTGTGTCATCTTCGGTTGCGATCGGTTCAACCTCGAGATAA
- a CDS encoding aryl-sulfate sulfotransferase, whose amino-acid sequence MTLGLQLTVPSTVPLSIHPSFSTADQNTIRRRGAGLRAFDHYRLCPGYTLFTPAGSAQEVYLIDLKGRMIQEWQLPYPPISCASLLPNGNLFYNGTVRADRNVAADELPTPNSSDLQGSLGVENSRSEGVVAEIDRRGNVVWEYRHPNHHYDACCLRNGNFLIFCIEKLPPTVKLPSQEQDTSIADEAIYGHVLHEVTPEGHRVWSWYAYEHLDSGRDWLHSHQDCLEWVAGNSVQELSDGHILISSGQHSTMAIIDRATGQVVWQLGQAVLTHQQRPQELPNGHFLILDHCIQNQFPFQHYSRVIEVDRLTQTIVWEYHDRRPSSFFSPNFAGVQRLSNGNTLITEGDCGRFFEITPEGDIVWEYINPHFHPRSTAEGDPPHSGDEENTVFGALRYLREEITWL is encoded by the coding sequence ATGACCCTTGGATTGCAACTCACCGTTCCATCAACCGTTCCACTGAGCATTCATCCCTCTTTTTCCACCGCTGATCAAAATACGATTCGTCGTCGTGGTGCTGGCCTACGGGCCTTCGATCACTACCGCCTATGTCCGGGTTATACCCTGTTTACCCCCGCTGGGTCGGCACAGGAGGTCTACTTAATTGATCTCAAAGGTCGGATGATTCAGGAATGGCAGCTTCCCTATCCGCCGATTTCCTGCGCCTCTCTCCTCCCCAATGGAAACCTTTTCTACAATGGGACCGTTAGGGCAGATAGAAACGTTGCAGCAGATGAGCTGCCAACCCCCAATTCCTCCGACTTGCAGGGGAGTCTAGGGGTGGAAAACAGTCGGTCTGAAGGGGTCGTTGCTGAAATCGATCGTAGGGGAAATGTTGTTTGGGAATATCGCCATCCCAATCATCACTATGATGCCTGTTGTTTACGCAACGGGAACTTTCTCATATTTTGCATTGAGAAATTACCACCTACCGTCAAGCTACCAAGCCAGGAGCAAGACACCTCCATCGCCGATGAAGCAATCTATGGGCATGTCCTGCACGAAGTCACACCGGAGGGGCATCGGGTCTGGAGTTGGTATGCCTATGAGCACCTTGATTCGGGCAGGGATTGGCTTCATAGTCACCAGGATTGTTTAGAATGGGTCGCTGGTAATTCTGTCCAGGAATTATCCGATGGCCATATTCTGATCAGCTCGGGTCAGCATTCTACGATGGCGATTATCGATCGCGCCACAGGTCAAGTGGTTTGGCAATTGGGGCAAGCAGTTTTGACCCACCAACAGCGCCCCCAGGAGCTACCCAATGGTCATTTCTTAATTCTTGATCATTGCATCCAAAACCAGTTTCCATTCCAGCATTATTCCCGGGTGATTGAAGTCGATCGCCTAACGCAAACCATTGTCTGGGAATATCACGATCGACGGCCCTCTTCCTTTTTTAGTCCTAATTTTGCTGGGGTTCAGCGCCTATCCAACGGCAATACACTCATTACGGAAGGAGATTGCGGTCGATTCTTTGAAATCACACCCGAGGGGGATATCGTTTGGGAGTATATTAACCCGCACTTTCACCCGCGATCGACGGCTGAAGGCGACCCACCCCACTCGGGAGATGAAGAGAATACCGTTTTTGGTGCCCTGCGCTATCTTCGGGAAGAAATTACTTGGTTATAA
- a CDS encoding NADPH-dependent oxidoreductase: protein MTSIAEMPYLQETLLNQRYGYALDLVFDEAWNTSLTTLLSHSSVRAYLSKPLPVGTLEVLIAAAQSAATSSNLQTWSVIAVEDPDRKDRLAQLANGQAHIRQVPLFLVWLADLARLNSIAEQRGLPHEGLDYFEMFLMSAIDASLAAQNAAIAAESLGLGTVYIGALRNSVQAVADELGLPPKVFPVFGLCIGYPDPSQPTAIKPRLPQSVVLHREQYSLAIQESAIKTYDEIMQKFYAEQNMTAQGDWSEHSSDRIATADALRNRAHLRDTLNALGFKLR, encoded by the coding sequence ATGACCTCAATTGCAGAGATGCCTTATCTCCAAGAAACATTGCTGAACCAGCGGTATGGGTATGCCCTAGACCTTGTGTTTGATGAGGCTTGGAATACGAGCCTTACTACTCTGTTGTCTCACTCTTCTGTGAGAGCCTATCTCAGTAAACCTTTACCTGTGGGAACCTTGGAGGTTCTCATTGCAGCAGCACAGTCCGCCGCAACGTCTTCTAACCTTCAGACTTGGAGTGTCATTGCAGTGGAAGATCCCGATCGCAAAGATCGGTTAGCCCAGCTCGCCAATGGTCAGGCCCATATTCGCCAAGTTCCCCTATTTTTAGTCTGGTTAGCGGATCTGGCTCGCCTCAATTCCATTGCTGAACAGCGAGGCTTACCCCATGAGGGATTAGACTACTTCGAAATGTTTTTAATGTCTGCGATCGATGCAAGCTTAGCGGCACAAAATGCGGCTATTGCGGCAGAATCCCTCGGGCTAGGAACTGTTTATATTGGTGCACTGCGCAATAGTGTTCAAGCAGTAGCTGACGAGCTTGGCCTTCCCCCTAAGGTGTTTCCTGTGTTTGGGCTATGTATTGGTTATCCCGATCCCAGCCAACCAACGGCCATTAAACCTCGCCTGCCTCAGTCCGTTGTGTTGCACCGAGAGCAATATAGTTTAGCCATCCAGGAATCTGCCATCAAAACCTACGATGAAATTATGCAGAAGTTTTACGCTGAACAGAATATGACCGCCCAAGGAGATTGGTCAGAACATTCGAGCGATCGAATTGCCACTGCCGACGCCCTCCGCAATCGCGCTCATTTACGAGACACCCTCAATGCTTTGGGTTTTAAACTCCGCTAA
- a CDS encoding ATP-binding cassette domain-containing protein gives MNNRRQSLKQDASEPTTLESTTLDNHLSGAILTTHNLSRQFGSLTAVNDLNIRVAPGEVFGLLGPNGAGKSTAIKMLTTLLPPSRGRATIAGFDVVHQASAVRRLIGYVPQALSADGTLTGYENLLIFAKLYDIPTAQQRHRIDDVLAFMGLQDAAHRLVRTYSGGMIRRLEVAQSILHRPKLLFLDEPTVGLDPLARSYVWALVRQLCAEYGTTIFLTTHFLEEADHLCQRVAIMHGGQVIVTGSPTDLKASLDQPNATLDDVFIHYTGNQMTSGVNYHETSRTRRTAQRLG, from the coding sequence ATGAACAACCGCAGACAATCGCTTAAGCAAGATGCCTCAGAACCGACAACTTTGGAGAGTACAACCTTGGATAACCACCTGTCAGGGGCGATTTTGACCACTCACAACCTAAGTCGCCAGTTTGGCTCCTTAACAGCCGTCAATGATTTAAATATCAGAGTTGCTCCTGGCGAAGTCTTCGGTTTGCTAGGCCCCAATGGTGCAGGCAAAAGTACCGCCATTAAAATGCTCACGACGTTACTGCCACCTAGTAGAGGTCGCGCAACGATCGCCGGATTTGATGTGGTACACCAAGCATCAGCTGTGCGTCGGTTAATTGGGTACGTTCCTCAAGCCCTTTCCGCCGATGGCACGCTAACAGGTTATGAAAACCTGCTGATTTTTGCCAAGTTGTACGATATTCCAACCGCCCAGCAACGACACCGCATTGATGATGTGTTGGCCTTTATGGGGCTACAGGACGCGGCCCATCGCTTAGTTAGAACCTATTCTGGGGGAATGATCCGTCGTTTAGAAGTTGCGCAATCAATTTTGCATCGTCCTAAGTTGCTGTTTCTGGATGAACCTACCGTAGGACTGGATCCCTTAGCTCGTAGCTATGTGTGGGCCTTGGTTCGCCAGCTCTGCGCGGAGTATGGCACAACGATTTTTCTCACCACTCACTTCCTGGAGGAAGCCGATCATCTCTGCCAAAGGGTCGCGATCATGCATGGCGGGCAAGTAATTGTGACGGGTTCCCCAACGGATTTGAAAGCATCCCTCGATCAGCCAAATGCCACGTTGGATGACGTTTTTATTCACTACACCGGGAATCAAATGACTTCAGGAGTCAATTATCATGAAACTTCAAGAACTCGGCGAACCGCACAACGCTTGGGTTAA
- a CDS encoding ATP-binding cassette domain-containing protein: MSYERLGTHLVIEGLGKSFGTNNVLKELNLEVKPGEFVAIVGRSGCGKSTLLRLIAGLETPSAGGVLLDGQRTQRLNPTVRMMFQDARLLPWQRVLANVELGLLGAVGSQPRALQVLQSVGLEEKANEWPAALSGGQRQRVALARALASQPHLLLLDEPLGALDALTRIEMQQLLEDLWQEQQFTSLLITHDVEEAVALADRVILIEHGEVVMDIPVDLPRPRHRASAAFAATVEIILQRVMRKNDLSVETLVGAQA; this comes from the coding sequence ATGAGCTATGAGCGTCTTGGAACACATCTGGTTATTGAAGGGTTAGGAAAGTCTTTTGGGACAAATAACGTTCTCAAAGAATTGAATTTGGAGGTAAAGCCAGGAGAATTTGTCGCGATCGTGGGTCGCAGTGGGTGTGGTAAAAGTACCCTACTACGCCTGATTGCTGGTCTAGAAACACCAAGTGCAGGTGGTGTTTTACTAGATGGACAACGAACCCAAAGACTGAACCCTACAGTACGGATGATGTTTCAGGATGCTCGACTGCTGCCCTGGCAACGGGTCTTGGCAAATGTTGAGTTGGGATTACTGGGCGCAGTTGGCAGCCAACCTCGGGCTTTGCAGGTTTTACAATCCGTTGGGCTTGAAGAAAAAGCTAATGAGTGGCCTGCTGCGCTCTCTGGGGGGCAGCGCCAACGAGTCGCCCTCGCTCGAGCTCTGGCTAGCCAACCTCACTTACTTTTGCTGGATGAACCCTTAGGGGCATTAGATGCGTTAACTCGGATTGAAATGCAGCAATTGCTAGAAGATCTGTGGCAGGAGCAACAATTTACTTCACTTCTGATTACCCATGACGTTGAAGAAGCTGTCGCCTTAGCCGATCGCGTGATTTTAATTGAGCATGGTGAAGTTGTGATGGATATTCCGGTTGACTTACCTCGTCCCAGACACCGAGCCAGTGCAGCTTTTGCAGCAACGGTTGAAATTATTTTGCAACGAGTGATGCGAAAGAATGATCTTTCAGTTGAGACTTTAGTGGGTGCTCAAGCATAG
- a CDS encoding HAD-IA family hydrolase — protein MVKAILFDLDDTLLDRNASIQRFIANQYDRLSSAFSHVSKTDYTSRFIELDCHGRAGKDQVYQALVAEFGIEAIPWQALLEDYETQFQGHCLPLPFLIETLHQLKQQGYLLGIVTNGLGHVQNRSIDGLGIRDYFDTILISEVEQVRKPEPEIFWRALERLGTTAQHSVFIGDHPKADIEGAKGVGMKTIWKRDFYWLETSTADATIDHLHEIPAILQQFDNNFGQ, from the coding sequence ATGGTGAAGGCAATTCTGTTTGATTTGGATGATACTTTGCTCGATCGCAATGCATCGATTCAGCGGTTCATTGCAAACCAGTACGATCGGCTTTCTAGCGCTTTTAGTCACGTCTCTAAAACGGATTATACGAGTCGATTTATTGAGCTAGACTGCCATGGTCGCGCTGGGAAAGATCAGGTTTATCAAGCGCTGGTGGCGGAATTTGGCATTGAGGCGATTCCTTGGCAAGCCTTGCTTGAGGATTACGAAACTCAGTTTCAGGGGCATTGTCTTCCGTTGCCCTTTCTCATCGAAACGTTGCATCAGTTGAAACAACAAGGATACTTGCTAGGGATTGTGACCAATGGGTTAGGGCATGTTCAGAATCGTTCGATCGATGGATTGGGCATTCGAGATTACTTTGATACCATCCTGATTTCGGAAGTGGAACAAGTCAGAAAACCGGAGCCGGAGATTTTTTGGCGAGCCTTAGAGCGATTGGGAACCACTGCCCAACACAGTGTTTTTATTGGGGATCATCCAAAAGCAGATATTGAGGGAGCAAAAGGGGTTGGGATGAAGACGATTTGGAAACGGGATTTCTATTGGCTGGAAACGTCAACCGCCGATGCCACGATTGACCATCTGCATGAGATTCCTGCCATTCTGCAACAGTTTGACAATAACTTTGGACAATAA
- a CDS encoding aldo/keto reductase yields MTLPTTTFGNTGLTISRLVLGTMTFGLQTDEATSQQILDTAAEAGINFLDTADVYPLGGSLETVGRTEEIVGRWLQGKRDQFILATKAVGRVGTAPWDQGASRKHLLDAIEASLRRLNTDYVDLYQLHWDDVSTPLDETLEALDIIVRSGKARYIGVSNFLAYRLSRALGRAEVRNLTRFVSIQPRYNLLFREIERELLPLAQEEGLGVIPYNPLAGGLLTGKHHRAGAPTPGTRFTLGAAAERYQDRYWHDREFNTVEELRTVADAAGLSLTTLSLAWVLANPVITAPIIGASRPEQLTDSLKAIEVKLDESLKQKLDDITAEYRRGDAVR; encoded by the coding sequence ATGACACTACCAACCACTACATTCGGCAATACTGGATTAACCATCTCTCGTCTCGTTCTGGGGACAATGACCTTTGGCTTACAGACGGATGAAGCGACCTCCCAGCAAATTCTAGATACGGCTGCGGAAGCGGGTATCAACTTCCTCGATACGGCGGATGTTTACCCATTGGGAGGTAGCCTGGAAACGGTTGGACGGACAGAAGAAATTGTGGGGCGTTGGCTACAGGGCAAACGGGATCAGTTTATTCTGGCAACGAAAGCCGTTGGACGAGTGGGAACTGCACCTTGGGATCAGGGGGCTTCTCGTAAACATCTTCTCGATGCGATCGAAGCTTCTCTGCGTCGCTTGAACACCGATTATGTGGATCTGTACCAACTCCACTGGGATGATGTTTCAACACCCCTTGATGAAACTCTAGAGGCATTGGACATTATTGTTCGATCGGGAAAAGCACGCTACATCGGCGTTTCTAACTTTCTGGCGTATCGGTTGAGTCGCGCTTTGGGTCGGGCAGAGGTTCGCAATCTGACGCGCTTTGTTTCGATTCAGCCGCGCTATAACTTACTGTTTCGTGAAATTGAGCGAGAGTTGTTGCCGCTGGCTCAGGAAGAAGGCTTGGGCGTAATTCCCTACAATCCATTAGCAGGCGGACTTTTGACCGGTAAGCATCATCGAGCCGGTGCACCCACTCCAGGCACTCGATTTACGCTCGGTGCGGCAGCAGAACGCTATCAAGACCGCTATTGGCACGATCGTGAATTCAATACCGTGGAAGAACTCCGAACGGTTGCAGATGCGGCTGGTTTGTCGTTGACGACGCTTTCTCTAGCTTGGGTACTCGCAAATCCGGTGATTACGGCTCCGATTATTGGGGCGAGTCGTCCTGAGCAATTGACCGATAGTTTGAAAGCGATCGAAGTCAAATTGGATGAAAGCTTGAAACAAAAATTAGATGACATTACGGCTGAATACCGTCGAGGGGATGCTGTGCGGTAA